The following are encoded in a window of uncultured Ilyobacter sp. genomic DNA:
- a CDS encoding AAA family ATPase translates to MNKVKKIYPFTGIVGQEEMKKALILNIINPTLGGVLIRGEKGTAKSTAVRAIADLLPERLQVNGCVFGCDPTDKSSMCRDCFEKMKNAGDLESHRGKMTVIDLPVSATEDRVVGTLDIEHAIKKGEKKFEAGILAQANRNILYVDEVNLLDDHVVDVLLDSAAMGVNTIEREGVSFSHPAKFILVGTMNPEEGDLRPQLLDRFGLVVDVIGEKNIDERVEVIKRRLDYEKDSEEFSKSFEESQKDLRKRITKAKELLKEVVFDNKILEIAAKISIEMGVDGHRADISMIKTAMTISAFNGHKQVSRKDMLEAAKLALPHRMRRRPFEEGIIDLSKVEEIIASIEN, encoded by the coding sequence ATGAATAAAGTAAAAAAAATATATCCATTTACAGGAATTGTCGGACAGGAAGAGATGAAAAAAGCTCTGATTTTAAATATAATCAACCCTACTTTGGGAGGGGTGCTTATCCGTGGAGAAAAGGGGACTGCAAAATCTACGGCAGTAAGGGCAATAGCCGACCTTCTCCCTGAACGTCTTCAGGTAAACGGATGTGTTTTTGGCTGTGACCCAACTGATAAAAGCTCTATGTGCAGGGATTGTTTTGAAAAAATGAAAAATGCAGGCGATTTGGAGTCGCACAGAGGTAAAATGACTGTTATCGATCTCCCTGTAAGTGCTACAGAAGACCGTGTGGTAGGTACACTTGATATCGAACATGCCATCAAAAAAGGGGAAAAGAAATTTGAAGCTGGGATACTGGCTCAGGCAAACCGTAACATCCTTTATGTGGATGAAGTGAACCTTCTGGATGATCACGTTGTAGACGTACTTCTTGATTCTGCTGCCATGGGAGTAAATACCATAGAACGTGAAGGGGTATCCTTCAGCCACCCTGCAAAGTTTATCCTTGTAGGGACAATGAATCCTGAGGAAGGAGACCTAAGACCCCAGCTTCTGGACAGATTCGGCCTTGTAGTTGACGTAATAGGTGAAAAGAATATAGATGAAAGAGTCGAAGTCATCAAACGTAGGCTGGATTATGAAAAGGATTCTGAGGAATTTTCCAAGTCTTTTGAGGAGTCACAAAAAGATTTAAGAAAGCGTATCACAAAAGCCAAAGAGCTTTTAAAAGAAGTCGTTTTTGACAATAAAATACTCGAAATCGCCGCTAAAATTTCAATAGAAATGGGGGTAGATGGGCACAGAGCTGACATCAGCATGATAAAAACCGCCATGACAATTTCCGCTTTTAACGGTCATAAACAGGTCAGCAGAAAAGATATGTTGGAAGCAGCAAAACTTGCCCTACCGCACAGAATGAGAAGAAGACCTTTTGAAGAGGGGATAATTGACCTGTCCAAGGTGGAAGAAATTATTGCAAGTATTGAAAACTAG